In Erigeron canadensis isolate Cc75 chromosome 1, C_canadensis_v1, whole genome shotgun sequence, a single window of DNA contains:
- the LOC122584934 gene encoding probable inorganic phosphate transporter 1-9: MALKVLSALDAAKTQYYHFKAIIIAGMGLFTDSYDLFCIPPIMRMIGRIYYPKIYRNEYEKDWFEVDRNGNDKYWFEVPKAIASAMIGVALMGTVVGQLVFGRLGDRVGRRHVYGVSLMMMVVGALGCGFSLSRLSSMVFVSLGFFRFLLGIGIGGDYPLSATIMSEFANKKTRGAFIAGVFSMQGFGILLSSVITMAVCSIFKAFADKLTTPLELQPWENTAPVPPESGLAWRLILMFGAIPAAMTYYWRMKMPETARFTALVEKNTLQAAKDMENVLKVSLRSIQEDVEMISTPSSIREDVKMISTPDTHATLSNTYPFFSREFLRRHGRDLIAASTNWFLIDLVFYPLNLFQYHAFKGYMTHKSHMNIYDDALQVAKFQALVAISATIPGYFVTVYMIDYVGRVKIQAAGFLLMAVSLFTVAKVNKGGWGSDPGIGFILLYGLAFFFSNFGPNTTTFIVPAELFPARFRATCHGISGAIGKVGAIIGSIGFLWSSRDSREGVSDTLMAMGGVCVLGFFMTYFFTRETMGRSLEKNENVDEFTGVWFLRFWPHKLRARETEQTPEN; encoded by the exons GATAGTTACGATTTATTTTGTATCCCTCCGATCATGAGAATGATCGGAAGGATATATTACCCCAAGATATATAGAAATGAGTACGAAAAGGATTGGTTTGAGGTAGATAGAAATGGGAATGACAAGTATTGGTTTGAGGTCCCTAAAGCTATCGCATCAGCAATGATTGGTGTTGCTTTGATGGGGACCGTGGTCGGCCAGCTTGTTTTTGGACGGCTAGGTGACCGTGTTGGACGTCGTCATGTGTATGGTGTTTCACTTATGATGATGGTTGTGGGAGCTCTAGGATGTGGATTCTCGCTTTCAAGGTTAAGCTCGATGGTGTTTGTGAGCCTTGGATTCTTTCGGTTTTTGCTTGGGATAGGAATTGGAGGGGACTACCCGTTATCAGCCACAATTATGTCCGAGTTTGCGAATAAGAAGACTCGTGGAGCGTTCATTGCTGGCGTGTTCTCTATGCAAGGGTTTGGAATACTTTTGAGTTCGGTCATTACCATGGCTGTGTGCTCCATTTTCAAAGCTTTTGCTGACAAGTTAACAACGCCGTTAGAACTCCAACCATGGGAAAACACTGCTCCCGTCCCACCTGAGTCGGGTTTGGCATGGCGGCTTATTCTTATGTTTGGTGCAATTCCAGCAGCTATGACTTATTATTGGCGGATGAAGATGCCTGAAACAGCCAG GTTCACAGCTTTGGTAGAGAAAAACACTTTACAAGCAGCAAAAGATATGGAGAATGTGTTGAAGGTATCACTGAGATCGATACAGGAAGACGTTGAGATGATTAGCACACCGAGCTCAATACGGGAAGATGTTAAGATGATTAGCACACCGGACACTCATGCAACTTTATCGAACACCTACCCTTTCTTTTCACGAGAATTTTTGCGACGACATGGTCGTGATCTCATAGCTGCTTCAACCAATTGGTTCTTGATCGATCTTGTTTTCTACCCTCTCAATCTGTTCCAATATCATGCATTTAAAGGCTATATGACTCATAAGAGTCATATGAATATATACGATGATGCATTGCAAGTAGCGAAGTTCCAGGCACTGGTTGCAATCAGCGCGACTATCCCTGGCTATTTTGTGACTGTTTACATGATTGATTATGTTGGAAGAGTCAAGATTCAGGCAGCCGGGTTCCTTTTAATGGCTGTAAGCTTGTTTACGGTCGCGAAAGTTAACAAAGGCGGTTGGGGATCCGATCCAGGTATTGGGTTCATATTACTGTACGGACTTGCCTTCTTTTTTTCCAATTTCGGACCAAACACAACCACGTTCATAGTCCCGGCAGAACTCTTCCCAGCAAGGTTTCGTGCAACTTGTCATGGGATTTCTGGTGCAATTGGAAAAGTTGGGGCAATAATTGGATCCATAGGGTTTCTTTGGTCTTCCCGTGATTCTCGAGAGGGGGTGTCTGACACTTTAATGGCAATGGGCGGGGTTTGTGTCTTAGGGTTTTTCATGACCTACTTTTTTACTCGAGAGACAATGGGGCGCTCATTGGAGAAAAATGAGAATGTGGATGAGTTTACAGGTGTTTGGTTCTTGAGATTCTGGCCTCACAAATTGAGGGCCAGAGAAACCGAGCAAACACCTGAAAATTAA
- the LOC122590915 gene encoding pentatricopeptide repeat-containing protein At4g21065-like — protein sequence MFYIIRRFFATQHTNLSKKIISFETPNQCYMELSQKFYESMKECVRIRSKPLAQGLHCQLITTGLKGSVFIQNNVISMYAGCGLIDEAMFVFNEIELKNVFSWNALIEGLVDNGRVSDAEKVFDEMPQRDVVSWNSMMSGYFRNGMVEKCVEVFVEMVRRFECVPNVYSFTCVMKACACVKDLNLAMQVHGLVTKFEFLRDDSVESSVVDMYIKCGKPDFAERVFLKMVNPNLFSWNSMIYGYSQLYGAPKALEFFERMPKRDIVSWNMIISILSKHGNVVKTLGMFIEMCHQGFRPYSMTYASVLSACTSVYELGWGTHLHARIIRFQLSVDEFVGSGLIDLYAKCGNFKKARQVFNDMKEHDIVSWTSLMGGAAHCGNGSEAFSLFKEMKKVPVVSDQFTLATVLGACSNLKDSNLGSQIHAYSVRLGIDHLIPVANALITMYAKCGDIQSAKNTFQWMSHRNLISWTTMITSFSNSGYVEKAQEYFDNMPERNVVSWNSMLGGYVHHGLWEEGLKVYVLMRQKGVKPDWITFVSSIGACADAAILKLGNQIVSEAEKFGFASDVSVKNTIITMYSKCGRIKEAEKTFDTMPIKNLISWNAMMAGYAQSGQGNQVIYTFEKMISSGIMPDDISYVSVLSGCSHSGLLSEGHHYFDMLIHDHEVNPTCEHFSCMVDLLGRAGLVEKAKDFIDKMPMEPNAAVWGALLGACRIHGNSTMAETALKNLVNLDAEDSGSYVLLANIYLDLGNLENVSNLRRFMKDKRIRKDPGCSWIEADNRVHVFTANDTNHPKIKDVYDTLGEVIKMIGEAGLYVKKTSSMYHSEKLALAFGLMTLPAWMPIHIVKNLRICNDCHQVMKLASHVTSRELIVRDTNRYHHFTDGCCSCRDYW from the coding sequence ATGTTTTACATCATCCGCCGCTTTTTCGCAACCCAACACACAAATCTTTCAAAAAAGATAATTTCTTTCGAAACCCCAAATCAATGTTATATGGAACTATCTCAAAAATTTTACGAATCAATGAAAGAATGCGTAAGAATTCGGTCGAAACCTTTGGCTCAAGGGCTGCATTGTCAATTGATCACAACGGGTTTAAAAGGGTCggtttttattcaaaataatgTGATTAGTATGTATGCAGGCTGTGGGTTAATCGATGAGGCGATGTTTGTGTTTAatgagattgagttgaaaaATGTGTTTAGTTGGAATGCACTGATTGAAGGGTTGGTTGATAATGGGCGGGTAAGTGATGCAGagaaggtgtttgatgaaatgcctcaaagaGATGTTGTTTCTTGGAATTCTATGATGTCGGGTTATTTCCGTAACGGGATGGTGGAGAAGTGTGTGGAGGTGTTTGTGGAAATGGTTAGGAGGTTTGAATGTGTTCCTAATGTGTATTCGTTTACTTGTGTGATGAAAGCGTGTGCTTGTGTTAAAGATTTGAACTTGGCTATGCAAGTGCACGGGTTGGTTACAAAGTTTGAGTTTTTAAGGGATGATTCTGTTGAGTCGTCGGTGGTTGATATGTATATTAAGTGTGGGAAGCCGGATTTTGCTGAACGTGTTTTTTTAAAGATGGTGAACCCgaatttgttttcttggaattcCATGATCTATGGTTACTCGCAATTATATGGTGCACCAAAGGCTTTGGAGTTTTTTGAAAGAATGCCTAAAAGGGATATTGTTTCTTGGAACATGATTATTTCTATTCTGTCTAAGCATGGGAATGTTGTGAAGACGCTTGGTATGTTTATTGAGATGTGTCATCAAGGTTTTAGACCATATTCCATGACATATGCTAGTGTTCTCAGTGCTTGTACCAGCGTATATGAACTTGGATGGGGGACTCACTTGCATGCCAGGATTATCAGATTTCAACTAAGTGTTGATGAGTTTGTCGGTAGTGGTCTTATTGACTTGTATGCTAAATGTGGGAATTTCAAAAAAGCACGTCAGGTATTTAATGATATGAAAGAGCACGACATAGTATCATGGACTTCACTTATGGGTGGCGCAGCACATTGTGGCAATGGAAGCGAGGCGTTTTCATTGTTTAAAGAGATGAAAAAAGTACCCGTGGTTTCTGATCAATTCACTCTAGCAACTGTTTTAGGAGCTTGTAGTAACTTGAAGGACAGTAATCTTGGAAGCCAGATTCATGCATACTCAGTCAGACTTGGTATTGACCATTTAATCCCAGTAGCAAATGCTCTTATTACAATGTATGCCAAATGCGGTGATATTCAGAGTGCAAAAAACACATTTCAGTGGATGTCACATAGAAATCTCATATCTTGGACAACAATGATCACATCATTCTCTAATAGTGGTTATGTTGAAAAGGCTCAAgaatattttgataatatgcctGAACGAAATGTTGTTTCTTGGAACTCAATGTTAGGGGGATATGTACACCATGGATTATGGGAAGAGGGTCTCAAAGTTTATGTTTTGATGAGACAAAAAGGGGTAAAACCAGATTGGATTACTTTTGTAAGTTCAATTGGTGCATGTGCAGATGCAGCCATACTAAAACTTGGGAACCAAATCGTTTCTGAAGCTGAAAAATTTGGTTTTGCTTCTGATGTTTCAGTTAAAAACACAATCATTACCATGTATTCAAAATGCGGTCGTATTAAAGAAGCAGAAAAAACATTTGATACGATGCCTATCAAGAATTTGATTTCATGGAACGCAATGATGGCTGGGTATGCCCAAAGTGGTCAGGGTAATCAAGTAATTTATACTTTCGAAAAGATGATTAGTTCGGGAATAATGCCCGACGATATAAGTTATGTGTCAGTTCTATCAGGTTGTAGCCATTCCGGATTATTATCTGAAGGTCATCATTACTTTGATATGTTGATTCATGATCATGAAGTGAATCCAACATGTGAGCATTTTTCCTGCATGGTGGATTTACTAGGGCGTGCAGGGCTTGTTGAAAAGGCAAAAGATTTTATCGACAAAATGCCAATGGAACCAAACGCTGCTGTTTGGGGAGCTTTGCTGGGTGCTTGCAGGATTCATGGCAATTCAACAATGGCAGAAACTGCTTTAAAGAATCTTGTTAATTTAGATGCAGAGGATTCTGGAAGCTATGTTCTCTTAGCCAATATTTATCTTGATTTGGGGAACTTGGAGAATGTCTCAAATCTTAGACGATTTATGAAAGATAAAAGAATAAGAAAGGATCCAGGATGCAGTTGGATTGAAGCAGATAACAGGGTTCACGTATTTACAGCAAATGATACTAATCATCCAAAAATCAAAGACGTTTATGACACGTTAGGGGAGGTTATTAAAATGATAGGAGAAGCAGGACTGTATGTTAAGAAAACCAGTTCCATGTATCATAGTGAAAAGCTTGCATTGGCGTTTGGGTTGATGACTTTACCAGCATGGATGCCGATTCATATAGTGAAAAATCTTAGAATATGCAATGACTGTCATCAGGTAATGAAGTTGGCATCTCATGTTACCTCAAGGGAACTTATAGTTCGAGATACAAACCGTTACCATCATTTTACAGATGGGTGTTGCTCGTGCCGGGATTACTGGTAA